One Cellulosimicrobium protaetiae genomic region harbors:
- a CDS encoding alpha/beta fold hydrolase: MTDPIGAFRDDAARLAYERAYDDLAARWPLPSTVTTVETTFGPTRVRTSGAGTRTPLVLLHGLNGTGLSWHAVVGRFAADRVVHAPDVVGTAGASVQTAPLTRPSDYGAWGEQLLDGLGIERAHVLGYSEGAWFGALLGGRAPERLASLTLGEGITTLVKPSPRVVARMVGASLWPTERAFARLDSWLSPGADPTDEDRALARAAMRYRRRTPWPSPLDDAALAAITTPTLAVFGAETRLGDPRAAARRVLDHVPRAEVAIVPGGGHGVLWQLPDRVLPVVHDFLDRHEASRPEHPGASSPGTEDAGS; encoded by the coding sequence ATGACGGACCCGATCGGTGCGTTCCGGGACGACGCGGCACGGCTCGCGTACGAGCGCGCGTACGACGACCTGGCCGCCCGCTGGCCGCTGCCGTCCACCGTGACGACGGTCGAGACCACGTTCGGCCCCACCCGCGTGCGCACGTCCGGCGCCGGGACGCGCACGCCGCTCGTCCTCCTGCACGGGCTCAACGGCACCGGCCTGAGCTGGCACGCCGTCGTCGGGCGCTTCGCCGCGGACCGCGTGGTCCACGCACCCGACGTCGTGGGGACCGCGGGCGCGAGCGTGCAGACCGCCCCCCTGACCCGTCCGTCCGACTACGGCGCCTGGGGCGAGCAGCTGCTCGACGGGCTCGGGATCGAGCGCGCGCACGTCCTCGGCTACTCGGAGGGCGCGTGGTTCGGCGCCCTCCTCGGCGGTCGTGCGCCCGAGCGCCTGGCGAGCCTCACGCTCGGCGAGGGGATCACCACGCTCGTCAAGCCGTCCCCGAGGGTCGTCGCGCGGATGGTGGGCGCCTCGCTGTGGCCCACGGAGCGGGCGTTCGCGCGCCTCGACTCCTGGCTCAGCCCTGGTGCGGACCCCACCGACGAGGACCGGGCGCTCGCCCGTGCGGCGATGCGATACCGCCGTCGCACACCCTGGCCCAGCCCGCTCGACGACGCCGCGCTCGCGGCGATCACCACCCCGACGCTCGCTGTCTTCGGCGCCGAGACCCGGCTCGGCGACCCCCGGGCCGCGGCGCGGCGCGTGCTCGACCACGTGCCGCGCGCCGAGGTCGCGATCGTGCCCGGCGGCGGGCACGGCGTGCTGTGGCAGCTGCCGGACCGCGTCCTGCCGGTCGTCCACGACTTCCTCGACCGGCACGAGGCGAGCCGCCCGGAGCACCCCGGCGCGTCCTCGCCAGGGACCGAGGACGCCGGTTCGTGA